In one Pseudodesulfovibrio tunisiensis genomic region, the following are encoded:
- a CDS encoding sugar porter family MFS transporter gives MTTRDPSKTLLVTIAGIAATGGLLFGFDTGVISGALLFIRQDFSLGPTAQEWVVSAVLLGCIAGAATSGRIADTLGRRKVIIATAVLFAAGSIWTSAATSIPLLIAGRVVIGLAIGVASFAVPLYISEISPPAHRGALVSLNQLLITIGIVASYLVDDLFAGAAQPWRYMFLAGVVPAIILGTGMLLLPETPRWLMEHDQEDRARAVLGKLLPREEAETELAAIRDSLARGEHGTLRDLLAPWMRPVVVIGAGIMFVQQTTGINTVIYYAPTIFEMAGFTSATTAITATVGVGLVNVFMTVVSIRLVDRLGRRPLLSAGLLGMIVSLVVLALAFQFESAMGTELKWVTVAALFAYIGSFAVSLGPIAWLLIAEIYPLHIRGLAMSLATLCNWVFNFAIASTFLTIVDSLGKAGAFWLYAGVGTLGWFFCRTWVPETKGVPLERLESDLRAGVPARNLGTGNSL, from the coding sequence ATGACAACTCGGGACCCAAGCAAGACCCTGCTCGTGACCATTGCGGGCATCGCGGCCACTGGTGGCCTGCTGTTCGGATTCGACACCGGCGTGATCTCGGGTGCCCTTCTCTTCATCAGGCAGGATTTCTCCCTTGGACCGACTGCTCAGGAATGGGTGGTCAGCGCCGTGCTGCTGGGCTGCATAGCCGGGGCCGCGACAAGCGGCAGGATCGCGGACACGCTGGGCCGCAGAAAGGTCATCATTGCCACGGCCGTGCTGTTCGCCGCAGGATCGATCTGGACCTCGGCTGCCACATCGATTCCCCTGCTCATTGCCGGACGCGTGGTCATCGGGCTGGCCATCGGCGTGGCCTCGTTCGCCGTGCCCCTGTACATCTCGGAAATCTCGCCACCGGCCCACCGCGGCGCACTCGTCTCCCTGAACCAACTTCTCATCACCATTGGCATCGTGGCCTCGTATCTGGTGGACGACCTGTTCGCAGGCGCAGCCCAGCCATGGCGGTACATGTTCCTTGCCGGAGTCGTTCCCGCAATCATTCTCGGTACCGGCATGCTCCTTCTGCCGGAAACGCCGCGCTGGCTCATGGAGCACGATCAGGAGGACAGGGCGCGGGCCGTGCTGGGCAAACTCCTGCCCCGCGAGGAAGCCGAAACCGAACTCGCTGCAATACGCGACTCCCTTGCCCGGGGTGAACACGGCACACTGCGCGACCTGCTGGCTCCGTGGATGCGGCCCGTGGTCGTCATCGGCGCGGGCATCATGTTCGTGCAACAGACCACGGGCATCAACACCGTGATCTACTACGCGCCCACCATCTTCGAAATGGCGGGATTCACCTCGGCAACAACCGCCATCACCGCGACCGTGGGCGTGGGGCTGGTCAACGTGTTCATGACCGTGGTGTCCATCCGGCTGGTGGACAGACTGGGCCGAAGACCTCTGCTCTCGGCCGGCCTTCTGGGCATGATTGTCAGCCTTGTTGTTCTGGCCCTTGCCTTCCAGTTCGAATCCGCCATGGGCACGGAACTCAAATGGGTGACCGTGGCCGCGCTGTTCGCCTACATCGGCTCGTTCGCGGTCAGCCTCGGCCCCATTGCTTGGCTGCTCATTGCGGAAATCTATCCTCTGCACATCCGGGGACTTGCCATGAGCCTCGCCACCCTGTGCAACTGGGTCTTCAACTTCGCCATTGCCTCCACCTTCCTGACCATCGTGGACTCGCTGGGCAAGGCAGGCGCATTCTGGCTCTATGCCGGAGTCGGCACACTGGGCTGGTTCTTCTGCCGGACATGGGTTCCCGAGACCAAAGGCGTACCTCTGGAACGACTGGAGTCCGATCTCAGGGCAGGCGTCCCGGCCCGCAATCTGGGCACGGGCAACTCACTATAA
- a CDS encoding serine dehydratase subunit alpha family protein: protein MTYTVKDVLNAQVAPALGCTEPVAIALCAAAARSLIPGEDFDSAEVWLDPNVYKNGLAVTIPGTGGLSGLDMAAALGAYGGDPSLRLEVLRTIDEKVVEKARAALKQDRIKVNLLKDKRGLFVRCEVSGNGHRAEAIIEGLHDNISFMALDGELVESPLVRPRTAEGKSPVSAMELWLKSLTLNDLIALTDQLNDEDVAFLREGVDVNMRLAEQGLKFGMGLGVGKTLERLARQGLMRRDMLLAARILTSSAADARMAGASLPAMSSAGSGNHGLTAILPIWAVKDYVDNVDERQVLEAIALSHMITAYVKAHTGRLSAICGCSVAAGAGATAGVTYLLGGDARHIAGAIKNLMEDLAGVICDGAKAGCALKLSTAAGNAVQAALFSLQGVNVHHTDGIIGLSPEDTMRNVGTLATDGMVETDRTILDIMLSKRFSDVQ from the coding sequence ATGACGTACACGGTCAAGGACGTTCTGAACGCACAGGTGGCCCCGGCTCTGGGATGCACCGAACCCGTTGCCATCGCCCTGTGCGCGGCTGCGGCCCGGTCCCTGATTCCCGGCGAGGATTTCGATTCCGCGGAGGTTTGGCTGGACCCCAATGTGTACAAGAACGGACTGGCCGTGACCATACCCGGCACCGGCGGACTGTCCGGACTGGACATGGCCGCCGCGCTCGGCGCATACGGAGGCGATCCCTCCCTGCGTCTGGAGGTCCTGCGCACCATCGATGAAAAGGTTGTTGAAAAGGCCCGGGCCGCGCTGAAACAGGACCGAATCAAGGTCAACCTGCTCAAGGACAAGCGCGGCCTGTTCGTTCGCTGCGAGGTCTCGGGCAACGGGCACAGGGCCGAGGCCATCATCGAAGGCCTGCACGACAACATTTCCTTCATGGCGCTGGACGGCGAACTGGTGGAAAGCCCGCTTGTCCGTCCGCGTACCGCCGAAGGCAAAAGCCCGGTTTCCGCCATGGAACTGTGGCTCAAATCCCTGACCCTGAACGATCTCATCGCCCTGACCGACCAGTTGAACGACGAGGACGTCGCGTTTCTCCGGGAAGGCGTGGACGTGAACATGCGTCTGGCCGAACAGGGACTCAAGTTCGGCATGGGGCTGGGCGTGGGCAAGACGCTGGAACGACTGGCCAGACAGGGCCTGATGCGCCGGGACATGCTTCTGGCCGCCCGCATTCTCACATCCAGTGCGGCCGACGCGCGCATGGCCGGGGCCTCCCTGCCCGCCATGAGTTCCGCCGGGTCCGGCAACCACGGCCTGACCGCCATTCTGCCCATCTGGGCGGTCAAGGACTATGTGGACAACGTGGACGAAAGGCAGGTGCTCGAAGCCATCGCCCTGAGCCACATGATCACGGCCTATGTCAAGGCGCACACCGGAAGGCTTTCCGCCATCTGCGGCTGCTCCGTGGCCGCCGGGGCCGGGGCCACCGCAGGCGTGACCTATCTGCTGGGCGGGGATGCCCGGCACATTGCCGGAGCCATCAAGAATCTCATGGAAGATCTGGCCGGAGTGATCTGCGACGGAGCCAAGGCAGGCTGTGCGCTCAAGCTCTCCACCGCGGCAGGCAATGCGGTTCAGGCCGCCCTGTTCTCGCTTCAGGGCGTGAACGTGCACCATACGGACGGCATCATCGGCCTTTCCCCGGAGGACACCATGCGCAACGTGGGCACGCTGGCCACTGACGGCATGGTGGAAACCGACCGCACCATACTGGACATCATGCTGAGCAAACGGTTCAGCGACGTGCAGTAG
- a CDS encoding HAD family hydrolase produces MITLNIPGQESPLEIDHLVLDFNGTIACDGQIIPGVRELLARCARHLTIHVITADTNGHARTELAGIDCTFTRIPDNDQDQAKLDFVKQLGATSCACIGNGRNDRLMLREAALGMAVLQAEGAFPATLLDADAIFPSILDALNSLRKTNRLIATLRN; encoded by the coding sequence ATGATAACCCTGAACATCCCCGGCCAAGAATCGCCTCTGGAAATCGACCATCTCGTTCTGGACTTCAACGGCACCATTGCCTGCGACGGCCAAATCATTCCGGGCGTACGCGAACTTCTTGCGCGTTGCGCCAGACACCTGACCATTCACGTGATCACGGCGGACACCAACGGTCATGCCCGCACGGAACTGGCCGGAATCGACTGCACGTTCACCAGAATTCCGGACAATGATCAGGATCAGGCCAAACTCGATTTCGTGAAGCAGCTCGGCGCAACAAGCTGCGCCTGCATCGGCAATGGCAGAAACGACCGGCTCATGCTCCGGGAAGCCGCTCTGGGCATGGCCGTGCTTCAGGCCGAAGGCGCGTTTCCCGCCACCCTGCTGGACGCGGACGCAATATTCCCGTCCATCCTCGACGCCCTGAACAGCCTGCGCAAGACCAACCGACTTATCGCCACCCTGCGCAACTGA
- a CDS encoding chloride channel protein, whose protein sequence is MPQAQVPPFMHRLKKPFAARRALHLMLAILIGVGAGYGAILFKFLLKFMQWVFYQDSGEFLSFAGQVPVWMKLTMPILGGVIVGLVVSYFASEAKGHGVPEVMQAIALRDGRIRKRVAGAKIFASAVTIGSGGSVGREGPMVQIGASIGSTVGQLFKVPTAYMRTMVGCGAAAGIAATFNAPIAGVLFALEIIIGDFGVMQFSPVVLSSVTATAISRHYFGDFPAFVIPEYTIVSHWEFLFYLVLGVVTGLVALSFTTLLYKLEDGFDAMKWLPDWIKPAIGGGLLGVLIVFVPEIFGVGYGAMNLSLTNDMGFWLLFGLIWAKILASSITLGSGSSGGIFAPSLFIGAMTGGAFGWLVHAAFPGITASPGAYALVAMGGLVAGTTYAPITAILIIFEMTMDYSIILPLMLTCITATVMNSTIRKASIYTTKLLRRGIDLEGGRVRNVLQRELVRDHMNSKVVTIPETMTLERIIWTFKTENASYLHVVQDGRLTGVISFRDIRPLLHEEGLLKLVIANDIATRDLATVTTGDTLQDALDRITEYGVSQLPVLSSGSSGRLVGFLTESAINAAYSQAIVRDEIAGEE, encoded by the coding sequence ATGCCGCAAGCACAGGTCCCGCCATTCATGCATCGTCTGAAAAAGCCGTTCGCGGCCCGCAGGGCGCTGCACCTCATGCTCGCCATCCTCATCGGGGTGGGAGCCGGTTATGGAGCCATTCTCTTCAAGTTTCTGCTCAAGTTCATGCAATGGGTCTTCTATCAGGACTCCGGGGAATTCCTGTCCTTTGCCGGACAGGTGCCGGTGTGGATGAAGCTGACCATGCCCATTCTGGGTGGTGTGATCGTGGGGCTCGTAGTCAGCTATTTCGCTTCCGAGGCCAAGGGGCATGGCGTGCCCGAGGTCATGCAGGCCATTGCCCTGCGCGACGGGCGCATCCGCAAGCGCGTGGCCGGGGCCAAGATATTCGCGTCCGCCGTGACCATCGGGTCGGGCGGGTCCGTGGGTCGGGAAGGCCCCATGGTCCAGATAGGCGCGTCCATCGGCTCCACAGTGGGGCAGCTGTTCAAGGTGCCCACGGCCTACATGCGCACCATGGTCGGGTGCGGAGCCGCTGCAGGCATTGCGGCCACGTTCAACGCGCCCATTGCGGGCGTGCTGTTCGCTCTGGAGATCATCATCGGGGATTTCGGGGTGATGCAGTTTTCACCAGTGGTGTTGTCCTCGGTTACGGCAACGGCCATTTCCCGTCATTATTTCGGTGATTTTCCCGCGTTCGTCATTCCGGAATACACCATTGTCTCGCATTGGGAATTCCTGTTCTATCTGGTGCTGGGCGTGGTGACCGGGCTGGTTGCCCTGAGTTTCACCACGCTCCTGTACAAGCTGGAGGATGGATTCGACGCGATGAAGTGGCTGCCGGACTGGATCAAGCCCGCCATTGGCGGCGGACTGCTCGGCGTGCTCATCGTGTTCGTGCCCGAGATTTTCGGGGTGGGCTACGGAGCCATGAATCTGTCCCTGACCAACGACATGGGCTTTTGGCTGCTGTTCGGTCTGATCTGGGCCAAGATTCTGGCCTCGTCCATCACGCTGGGATCAGGGAGTTCCGGTGGCATTTTCGCGCCGTCCCTGTTCATCGGCGCCATGACCGGGGGCGCGTTCGGCTGGCTGGTCCATGCCGCGTTTCCGGGCATAACCGCTTCGCCCGGGGCCTATGCTCTGGTGGCCATGGGCGGATTGGTGGCCGGAACCACCTATGCGCCCATCACCGCAATTCTGATCATCTTCGAGATGACCATGGACTATTCCATCATCCTGCCCCTGATGCTGACGTGCATCACGGCCACGGTCATGAATTCCACCATCCGCAAGGCGTCCATATACACCACCAAGCTGCTCAGGCGCGGCATCGATCTCGAGGGCGGACGCGTGCGCAACGTGCTTCAGCGGGAACTGGTCAGGGACCACATGAATTCCAAGGTGGTGACCATTCCGGAAACCATGACGCTGGAGCGGATCATCTGGACCTTCAAGACCGAGAACGCCTCGTATCTGCACGTGGTGCAGGATGGGCGTCTCACCGGGGTTATCTCGTTTCGGGACATTCGGCCCCTGCTGCATGAGGAGGGACTGCTCAAGCTGGTCATTGCCAACGACATTGCCACGCGCGATCTGGCCACCGTGACCACCGGGGATACGCTTCAGGATGCATTGGACCGGATCACGGAATATGGAGTGTCCCAGCTCCCGGTTCTGTCCTCGGGCAGCAGCGGCAGGCTGGTCGGCTTTCTGACCGAGTCCGCCATCAACGCGGCCTATTCCCAGGCCATTGTGCGTGACGAGATTGCGGGCGAGGAGTGA
- a CDS encoding dihydrolipoyl dehydrogenase family protein, with the protein MTYDLVVLGAGPGGYDCACEAAELGLKVALVEKDKVGGTCLNWGCVPTKLFLGATHAVEELAGQARIKVASGEIRVDFAALQKRKEKLLAGTRKAMIQRLGFLGVEYVEGPGRIVSPGAVEVRTEVGDETLHYRKLVVATGSRPIFFPGMEPDGKAVLDSNMFLDLEAMPESLVVIGAGFIGLEMAQAAHRFGAKIHVVDAMDRVAPAEHPEVSKALQSMFKRWKWDVRTGVRVASVKTVDGKAVLTLDSGDVIEAEKALVAVGRGPVSDSIGLEQAGVTLERGFIKVDGQLRATDDIYAIGDVNGMIQLAHAASHQAHYAAMHAAGRTDEPYASGPVPSVLYGAPEAMRVGRMPSDLKGSDCKVSTFMLAANPMAQAHAATQGFVKVIWSEGRVVGITAVGHDVSRLTTPSTMIVHASWTRDDIHRIVFPHPSLDEALMGALKAEQK; encoded by the coding sequence ATGACCTATGATCTCGTGGTGCTGGGCGCAGGCCCGGGCGGATACGATTGCGCGTGCGAAGCCGCGGAACTCGGCCTCAAGGTCGCCCTTGTCGAAAAGGACAAAGTGGGCGGCACCTGCCTGAATTGGGGCTGCGTTCCCACCAAGCTCTTTCTCGGCGCCACCCATGCCGTGGAAGAGCTGGCCGGACAGGCCAGAATCAAGGTCGCATCCGGCGAGATCAGGGTGGATTTCGCAGCCCTCCAGAAACGCAAGGAAAAGCTGCTGGCAGGCACACGCAAGGCCATGATCCAGCGGCTCGGTTTCCTTGGCGTGGAGTACGTGGAAGGCCCGGGCCGAATCGTTTCGCCCGGAGCCGTGGAGGTCCGCACCGAAGTGGGCGACGAAACCCTGCACTACCGCAAGCTGGTGGTGGCAACGGGCTCCAGACCCATCTTCTTTCCGGGCATGGAACCGGACGGAAAGGCCGTGCTGGACTCGAACATGTTCCTCGACCTTGAAGCAATGCCCGAATCCCTTGTGGTGATCGGCGCAGGCTTCATCGGGCTGGAAATGGCTCAGGCCGCGCATCGGTTCGGCGCGAAGATCCATGTGGTGGACGCCATGGACCGTGTGGCTCCGGCCGAGCACCCCGAGGTGTCCAAGGCGCTCCAATCCATGTTCAAACGCTGGAAATGGGACGTGCGCACCGGCGTTCGCGTGGCCTCGGTCAAGACCGTGGACGGCAAGGCCGTGCTCACGCTGGATTCCGGCGACGTGATCGAGGCGGAAAAGGCGCTGGTGGCCGTGGGACGCGGCCCGGTGTCCGACTCCATCGGTCTGGAACAGGCCGGGGTAACGCTGGAACGCGGATTCATCAAGGTGGACGGGCAGCTGCGCGCCACGGACGACATCTATGCCATTGGCGACGTGAACGGCATGATCCAGCTCGCCCATGCAGCGAGCCATCAGGCGCATTACGCGGCCATGCACGCGGCGGGCAGGACCGACGAGCCCTATGCGTCCGGCCCGGTGCCCTCCGTATTGTACGGCGCCCCCGAGGCCATGCGCGTGGGCAGGATGCCAAGCGATCTGAAAGGCTCCGACTGCAAGGTCTCCACCTTCATGCTTGCGGCCAATCCCATGGCGCAGGCCCATGCCGCCACGCAGGGATTCGTCAAGGTAATCTGGTCCGAAGGCCGGGTCGTGGGCATCACGGCGGTCGGGCATGATGTATCCCGGCTCACCACACCATCGACCATGATCGTGCATGCGAGCTGGACGCGCGACGACATTCACCGTATTGTCTTCCCGCACCCGTCCCTGGACGAAGCCCTGATGGGCGCGCTCAAGGCGGAACAGAAATGA
- a CDS encoding ribonuclease J, whose amino-acid sequence MASPLTLYPLGGLGEIGMNCMLYATETSMVMVDCGLMFPEDYLFGVDVVIPCFDMVMDNRDKLKGIVLTHGHEDHIGALPWLLKSVDVPVYGSKFTLGLVESKLKERDLDRWADLRVVKPGERIELGDMAFNFIPVCHSIIDGYGLGIETPAGRVVHTGDFKIDRNPLDGHATDMQAFKSFAEPGATLLLSDSTNVERDGFALTEREIKSSLREIFSTAKGRILVSLFSSHIQRIQEVFDLAEAEGRKVAISGRSLMRNIELAREQGHLRVPADTFIEVEQTGSYAENQIVLLVTGSQGEPLAALSRISEGEHRQLAVRPGDLVILSSRFIPGNVKAITKVINNLYRLGAEVLYERVQGIHASGHAHSEELRLMLETVKPKYFIPVHGEYRHLVKHQRLAVESGVAPERALVIENGQPVTFHEDGIRFEDEVPAARILVDGKGVGDVGQTVLKERMLLAGEGMVIVLLVVDEDTGEISVGPDIVSKGFVFEQQYMHVLDDAKCIVLDVHENIAPGDTEKLKERIRSALRRFFRKVLERDPVVVPLVIYI is encoded by the coding sequence ATGGCTTCCCCACTGACGCTGTATCCGCTGGGCGGACTCGGTGAAATCGGCATGAACTGTATGCTTTACGCCACGGAAACCTCCATGGTGATGGTGGACTGCGGCCTGATGTTTCCCGAGGATTATTTGTTCGGGGTGGACGTGGTGATCCCGTGTTTCGACATGGTGATGGACAATCGGGACAAGCTCAAGGGCATTGTTCTGACCCACGGGCATGAGGATCATATCGGCGCGCTGCCGTGGCTGCTCAAGAGCGTGGACGTGCCCGTGTACGGGTCGAAATTCACTCTCGGCCTTGTGGAAAGCAAGCTGAAGGAACGTGATCTGGACCGCTGGGCCGATCTGCGCGTGGTCAAGCCCGGAGAACGGATCGAACTGGGCGACATGGCCTTCAACTTCATCCCGGTCTGTCATTCCATCATTGACGGCTACGGTCTGGGCATCGAAACCCCGGCCGGGCGGGTGGTGCATACCGGGGATTTCAAGATCGACCGCAATCCGCTGGACGGTCATGCCACGGACATGCAGGCGTTCAAGAGCTTTGCGGAACCCGGGGCAACCCTGCTGCTGTCGGATTCCACCAATGTGGAGCGCGACGGCTTTGCCCTGACCGAACGGGAGATCAAATCCAGCCTGCGCGAGATTTTCAGCACGGCCAAGGGCCGCATTCTGGTTTCCCTGTTTTCCAGTCACATCCAGCGCATTCAGGAAGTGTTCGATCTGGCCGAGGCCGAAGGTCGCAAGGTTGCCATCTCCGGCCGCAGCCTGATGCGGAACATCGAGTTGGCCCGGGAACAGGGGCATCTGCGCGTGCCTGCGGATACCTTCATCGAGGTGGAACAGACCGGGAGCTATGCCGAGAATCAGATAGTGCTGCTGGTGACCGGGTCACAGGGCGAACCCCTTGCTGCGCTGTCCCGGATTTCCGAGGGCGAACACCGCCAGCTCGCGGTTCGGCCCGGCGATCTGGTGATCCTGTCCTCGCGTTTCATTCCGGGCAATGTCAAGGCCATCACCAAGGTCATCAACAATCTGTACCGGCTGGGCGCGGAAGTGCTCTACGAACGGGTGCAGGGCATTCACGCCTCCGGTCATGCGCACAGCGAGGAGCTGCGGCTCATGCTGGAAACGGTCAAGCCGAAGTATTTCATTCCGGTGCACGGCGAATATCGGCATTTGGTCAAGCACCAGCGACTGGCCGTGGAGTCCGGCGTTGCCCCGGAACGGGCTCTGGTCATCGAGAACGGCCAGCCCGTGACCTTTCACGAGGACGGCATCCGTTTCGAGGACGAGGTCCCTGCTGCCCGGATTCTGGTGGATGGCAAGGGCGTGGGCGACGTTGGGCAGACCGTGCTCAAGGAGCGCATGCTGCTGGCCGGGGAAGGCATGGTCATCGTGCTGCTCGTGGTGGACGAGGATACCGGGGAAATCTCGGTCGGCCCGGACATCGTGTCCAAGGGGTTCGTGTTCGAGCAGCAGTACATGCATGTGCTGGACGATGCCAAGTGCATCGTGCTGGACGTGCACGAGAACATTGCGCCCGGAGACACGGAAAAGCTCAAGGAGCGCATCCGGTCCGCATTGCGCCGCTTCTTCCGCAAGGTGCTGGAGCGTGATCCCGTGGTGGTCCCGCTGGTCATCTATATCTGA
- a CDS encoding aryl-sulfate sulfotransferase, whose protein sequence is MKISVRAMVLALAITALAVTANATTTVYPTGTVQYQPDKCFNGYTLIGGGMPRLVDMNGNLVHAWTGANGFPAKMLPGGQILTTGERWQGYIDDGISVKQLDWDNNIVWEYRKNLKVDKDPGNPSLGKMWISTQHHDLQHKGNPVYYVPDHKYQKHNGKTLILGHKWHVNRKLSDHLLMDDAIFEIDENGRILWQWTASDHFDEFGFDQAARKAIRGWEPKPGAEKNGFDWWHQNCATYLGPNPWYDRGDQRFHPDNIILDSREANVLCIISKRTGKVVWRLGPDYVHGEDAKVGQIIGPHNTHMIPRGLPGEGHVMVYDNGGQAGYGEPNAMGPDGIATVHRFYSRVVEIDPMTREVVWEYSIKSHRKPWKLFGHTVFSPFISSAQRLPNGNTLICEGASGRFIEVTREGEIVWEYISPYPGNIPGTNYVYRAYRVPYEWAPKGVHAPEVGVTPPANGSFQLPNDNGELPNVGKLTGGSRLSNVSMSEDAEEPDEEVNTMPVY, encoded by the coding sequence ATGAAGATATCTGTGCGCGCCATGGTGCTGGCTCTGGCCATCACGGCTCTGGCCGTGACGGCCAATGCCACCACCACGGTTTATCCCACGGGAACGGTCCAGTACCAGCCCGACAAATGTTTCAATGGTTACACCCTGATCGGCGGCGGAATGCCCCGTCTCGTGGACATGAACGGCAATCTGGTCCATGCGTGGACCGGAGCCAACGGGTTCCCGGCCAAAATGCTCCCCGGCGGCCAGATTCTGACCACGGGAGAACGCTGGCAGGGCTACATCGATGACGGCATCTCCGTGAAGCAGCTTGACTGGGACAACAATATCGTCTGGGAATATCGAAAGAATCTGAAGGTGGACAAGGACCCCGGCAATCCGTCTCTGGGCAAGATGTGGATTTCCACCCAGCATCACGACCTGCAGCACAAGGGCAATCCGGTCTACTACGTGCCGGACCACAAATACCAGAAGCACAATGGCAAGACCCTGATTCTGGGACACAAGTGGCACGTCAACAGAAAGCTCAGCGACCACCTGCTCATGGACGACGCGATCTTCGAAATCGATGAAAACGGCAGAATTCTGTGGCAGTGGACCGCCTCGGACCACTTCGACGAATTCGGTTTCGACCAGGCCGCCCGCAAGGCCATCCGCGGATGGGAGCCCAAGCCCGGCGCGGAAAAGAATGGCTTCGACTGGTGGCATCAGAACTGCGCCACCTATCTCGGCCCCAACCCGTGGTACGACAGGGGCGACCAGCGCTTCCATCCCGACAACATCATTCTGGATTCCCGCGAGGCCAACGTTCTCTGCATCATCAGCAAGCGCACCGGCAAGGTGGTCTGGCGTCTCGGCCCGGACTATGTCCACGGCGAGGATGCCAAGGTCGGCCAGATCATCGGCCCCCACAACACGCACATGATCCCGCGCGGCCTGCCCGGCGAAGGCCACGTCATGGTCTATGACAATGGAGGTCAGGCCGGATACGGCGAGCCCAATGCCATGGGCCCCGACGGCATTGCCACGGTGCATCGCTTCTATTCCCGCGTGGTGGAAATCGATCCCATGACCAGGGAAGTGGTCTGGGAATACTCCATCAAGAGTCACAGAAAGCCGTGGAAACTCTTCGGACACACCGTGTTCAGCCCGTTCATCAGCTCGGCCCAACGTCTGCCCAACGGCAATACCCTGATCTGCGAGGGTGCGAGCGGCCGGTTCATCGAAGTGACCCGTGAAGGGGAAATCGTCTGGGAATACATCTCTCCGTATCCCGGCAACATTCCGGGCACCAACTATGTGTACCGCGCCTACCGCGTTCCCTACGAGTGGGCGCCCAAGGGGGTTCACGCTCCCGAGGTCGGAGTCACGCCTCCGGCCAACGGCAGCTTCCAGTTGCCCAACGACAACGGCGAACTGCCCAATGTCGGCAAGCTGACCGGCGGCAGCAGGCTTTCGAACGTCTCCATGAGCGAGGACGCCGAGGAGCCGGACGAGGAAGTCAACACCATGCCCGTCTACTAG